A window of the Bradyrhizobium ottawaense genome harbors these coding sequences:
- a CDS encoding CaiB/BaiF CoA transferase family protein, producing MSALKGIRVLDLGTFIAGPHCATILGEFGAEVIKVEPPTTGDSLRRLGTNTDCGDTLVWLSEARNKKCVTLNLASERGRELLKQLAAKCDIIVENFRPGTLEKWGLGYEELKKINPGAILVRISAYGQDGPLRTQPGFARIAHAFSGLTYLAGEPGGIPVVPGSTSLADYMSGMYGAIGALVALQARGASGEGQCVDLALYESVFRVLDEIAPAYQKFGYVRERMGADTVNVCPHSHYQTKDGKWIAIACTSDQMFVRLAEVMEQPELASAERYGPKDLRLAARDEVNRIVAHWVASLDCETVLARCKTGGVPASLIFSIADIFEDPQYRARGNIKMMPSRAGEIAVPEVVPRLSETPGQVSWLGEGLGAQNDEIFGGLLQLSGTEIQALRDNKVI from the coding sequence GTGAGCGCATTGAAGGGGATTCGAGTTCTCGACCTCGGCACGTTCATCGCGGGGCCGCATTGCGCCACCATTCTCGGGGAATTCGGCGCCGAGGTCATCAAGGTCGAACCGCCGACGACCGGTGACTCGCTGCGGCGTCTCGGCACCAACACCGATTGCGGCGATACGCTGGTGTGGCTCTCCGAGGCTCGCAACAAGAAATGCGTGACGCTGAACCTCGCCAGCGAACGCGGCCGGGAACTGCTGAAGCAGCTCGCCGCCAAGTGCGACATCATCGTCGAGAATTTTCGGCCCGGCACGCTGGAAAAATGGGGCCTCGGCTATGAGGAACTGAAGAAGATCAATCCCGGCGCGATCCTGGTGCGTATCTCGGCTTACGGCCAGGATGGACCGTTGCGGACGCAACCGGGCTTTGCCCGCATCGCGCATGCGTTCTCCGGCCTGACCTATCTCGCCGGCGAGCCGGGCGGCATTCCGGTCGTTCCAGGTTCGACCTCGCTGGCCGATTATATGTCAGGCATGTACGGCGCCATCGGCGCACTGGTCGCGTTGCAGGCCCGTGGGGCGAGCGGCGAGGGCCAATGCGTCGATCTCGCGCTTTACGAATCGGTATTTCGTGTTCTCGACGAGATTGCGCCAGCCTATCAGAAGTTCGGATATGTCCGGGAGCGGATGGGCGCGGACACGGTGAATGTCTGCCCGCACAGCCACTACCAGACCAAGGATGGCAAGTGGATCGCGATCGCCTGCACCAGCGACCAGATGTTCGTGCGGCTGGCGGAAGTGATGGAACAGCCCGAACTTGCCTCGGCCGAACGATACGGCCCTAAGGACCTGCGGCTTGCGGCGCGCGACGAGGTCAACAGGATCGTCGCGCATTGGGTCGCGTCGCTGGATTGCGAGACGGTACTTGCGCGTTGCAAAACAGGCGGTGTGCCGGCAAGCCTGATCTTCAGCATTGCCGACATTTTCGAGGACCCGCAATATCGCGCGCGGGGCAATATCAAGATGATGCCATCCCGCGCCGGCGAAATCGCCGTTCCCGAAGTCGTGCCGCGGCTCTCCGAGACGCCTGGACAGGTGAGCTGGCTCGGCGAAGGGCTTGGCGCGCAGAACGATGAGATCTTCGGCGGTCTGCTTCAATTGAGCGGCACCGAAATCCAGGCGCTGCGGGATAACAAGGTCATCTGA
- a CDS encoding acyl-CoA dehydrogenase family protein produces the protein MTNQFPFAPPPRSPEAEELRREVRDFLKTELAGTTALQRAESWNGWSAEFSAKMGERGWIGMTWPKRYGGHERSALERYVVLEEMLAHGAPVSAHWIADRQSGPLLLRSGTEQQRLEILPRIAAGTCFVCIGLSEPDVGSDLASARTRAVPVDGGYRVNGTKIWTTNGHRSHYMVLFCRTGDGGERHQGLSQFLVDMKTPGVEVRPIIALTGEHHFNEVVFTDVFLPADSVIGKVGEGWQQVTSELANERSGPERFLSSFELLVEMVRALGNSPSDHAKAAVGRLVAHIVTLRRMSRSVAGMLQAGSDPTLQAAIVKDLGAVLEQEVPEIARLLVGAEPTSSSATDFSAVLAYTTLHAPSFSLRGGAREILRGIIARGLGLR, from the coding sequence ATGACGAACCAGTTCCCGTTTGCGCCGCCGCCGCGTTCGCCCGAGGCCGAAGAACTGCGGCGCGAGGTGCGCGACTTCCTCAAGACCGAATTGGCCGGCACCACTGCCCTGCAACGCGCCGAAAGCTGGAACGGCTGGAGTGCCGAATTCAGCGCCAAAATGGGCGAGCGCGGCTGGATCGGCATGACCTGGCCGAAGCGCTATGGCGGCCATGAGCGCAGTGCGCTCGAACGCTATGTGGTGCTCGAAGAGATGCTGGCGCATGGCGCGCCGGTCTCGGCGCACTGGATCGCCGACCGGCAATCCGGCCCGCTGTTGCTGCGTTCGGGCACCGAACAGCAGCGCCTCGAAATCCTGCCGCGCATCGCCGCCGGCACCTGCTTCGTCTGCATCGGGTTGAGCGAGCCGGATGTCGGCTCCGACCTGGCATCGGCGCGAACGCGGGCGGTACCGGTCGACGGCGGTTACCGCGTCAACGGCACCAAGATCTGGACCACCAACGGCCATCGCAGCCATTACATGGTGCTGTTCTGCCGGACCGGTGACGGCGGCGAGCGGCATCAGGGGCTGAGCCAGTTCCTGGTCGATATGAAGACGCCGGGTGTCGAAGTCAGGCCGATCATCGCGCTGACCGGCGAGCATCATTTCAACGAGGTCGTCTTCACCGACGTTTTCCTGCCGGCGGACAGCGTAATCGGCAAGGTCGGGGAAGGCTGGCAACAGGTCACCTCCGAGCTTGCCAACGAGCGCAGCGGGCCCGAGCGATTTCTTTCTTCCTTCGAACTGCTGGTCGAAATGGTCCGCGCCTTGGGAAATTCGCCGTCCGACCACGCCAAGGCTGCCGTCGGTCGCCTCGTCGCGCATATCGTGACGCTTCGCCGGATGTCCCGATCCGTCGCCGGAATGCTGCAGGCGGGGTCCGATCCGACGCTGCAGGCGGCGATCGTGAAGGATCTCGGCGCGGTACTTGAACAGGAAGTTCCGGAAATCGCCCGCCTGCTGGTCGGCGCCGAGCCGACCTCGTCATCGGCGACGGACTTCTCCGCGGTGCTGGCCTACACCACGCTGCACGCCCCCTCGTTTTCTCTCCGCGGAGGCGCCCGCGAGATCCTGCGCGGAATCATCGCGCGCGGCCTGGGGCTGCGTTAA
- a CDS encoding acyl-CoA dehydrogenase family protein — MTQTENPLFDMAGRLFGDLCHPKDLADAETGRWPDAAWSAVEAAGLPGALIPEDAGGFGASPVEAFSVLRAAGEHALPLPLGETMLAGLLLAKAGIAIPSGPISVPSADQAALKRSDGRWTLAGSLRHVPWGRHVKTVVAVADFEERPYVVLISTDGMAPDCADNVAREPRDSFTIDLALKDGEIAPSEFSRLDLRAMGAAMRTQQIAGALSKVIAMSVRYAEERVQFGRPIGKFQSIQQSLAVLATQTEAANAAADLAAEAVTDEGVEALAIGCAKVRCGEAAGLGSAIAHQIHGAFGFTHEHSLHFYTRRLLSWRDEFGNETEWSTRIGQAMIKGGPDRLWYGITDIGASR; from the coding sequence ATGACGCAAACCGAAAATCCACTGTTCGACATGGCCGGCAGGCTGTTCGGCGACCTCTGCCATCCGAAGGATCTGGCGGACGCCGAGACCGGCCGATGGCCTGATGCGGCGTGGTCGGCTGTCGAAGCGGCCGGACTGCCGGGCGCGCTCATTCCCGAGGACGCCGGCGGCTTCGGCGCTTCGCCGGTGGAAGCCTTCTCGGTGTTGCGCGCCGCGGGCGAGCACGCATTGCCGCTGCCGCTTGGCGAAACCATGCTGGCGGGCCTGTTGCTGGCGAAAGCAGGCATTGCAATCCCGTCCGGCCCGATCAGCGTGCCCTCGGCGGATCAAGCCGCGCTCAAGCGAAGCGATGGCCGATGGACGCTGGCGGGCAGCCTGCGCCATGTTCCCTGGGGGCGGCATGTCAAAACGGTCGTTGCGGTCGCCGACTTCGAGGAACGGCCTTACGTCGTACTCATCTCAACCGACGGAATGGCGCCGGATTGCGCCGACAATGTCGCCCGCGAGCCGCGCGACAGCTTCACGATCGACCTGGCGTTGAAGGACGGCGAGATCGCGCCGTCCGAATTCTCACGCCTGGATCTGCGCGCGATGGGTGCGGCGATGCGGACCCAGCAGATCGCCGGTGCGCTTTCGAAGGTAATCGCGATGAGCGTCCGCTACGCGGAAGAGCGCGTTCAGTTCGGGCGCCCGATCGGAAAATTCCAGAGCATTCAGCAGAGTCTGGCGGTTCTGGCGACCCAGACCGAGGCTGCCAATGCGGCGGCGGACCTTGCCGCCGAGGCCGTGACCGACGAAGGCGTCGAGGCGCTGGCGATCGGTTGCGCGAAAGTCCGCTGCGGCGAAGCGGCAGGCCTCGGTTCCGCCATCGCCCATCAGATCCATGGCGCGTTCGGATTCACCCACGAGCACAGCCTCCACTTCTACACGCGGCGGCTGTTGTCCTGGCGCGATGAGTTCGGCAACGAGACCGAATGGAGCACACGCATCGGGCAGGCCATGATCAAGGGCGGTCCGGATCGGCTGTGGTACGGCATCACCGATATCGGAGCGTCCCGATGA